ATAAGTgttcataattaaaaaatggaaaatgttttggGACTCTTTTAGATGGTTTCTCATCCATTTAGTGctcctttatttttatggttaGAGTCTGGACCTTTCCATGGAAAATGGAACTCACGCTTATGTCCACACCCCAGACTGTTTGATAGATTGTGTCTTAAAAATTTTGcttaaaaatctaaaacataTGATTCGTAATCTTTGTTGTCACGGAGCAGCTACAGGGAGTACCTAAAACTAAAAGCTAGATATGAGGAACTGCAACGAACTCAGAGGTGTTTAGTCTTACAACCATACCATAGCTTTGGACTTCCATATTAATTTGATAGGCTATTAGTCCATTTAGAAGTGtatattaatttgattgtaATTACTAAAAGTATTTGAATAAGAGCAATTTTATGTGCAATCTGGTTTGGTCCTTTGATTCAACAGGAATCTCCTTGGTGAAGACTTGGGTCCATTGAACTCAAAGGAGCTTGAGCAGCTTGAGCATCAACTAGAGTCATCCTTGAAACATGTCCGCTCCACCAAGGTAACATGTAATGAAGCTTATATACTTATAGGTTTTATCTTGTTTGGAGGGTAAGTTTTGATTACTGGTTACATATATCTTTgttatgtttgagtttatacAAGTGAGAATTTCATACAATTGTTCAGCatagtatatttattttttatcatttgttgcACATCTGTTATATTCTGAATTTTTAAGATAGCTGGGAATAAATATGAAACTAGAATGTTATGGTaaataaacttttctttttctgatttAACCAGACCCAACTTGTCAGCAAATCTatcttttacaaaagttgtgtTCTTTTTGAAGAGTTTTCTTCACcagtaatttatttaaattacaatttattatGATTAGCTTTGCTTAAAATCTAATGGAGGGGTTAAAACTGTCTATTGAAGCTCATTAACCACAAATAATATTAGAAGTGGCTAGAGGAATTAGGAAACAGTACTATATAATAACATCTTTATTTGAATAATCTCATTTCTACTTTAATAATACTGaaaaattagtccttttttctaatttatcaaaatttgatttagttggtaaacatataaatttaaactattaaCCGTTGCTAATTTATTTCCTACAAATTATTAGACAGTtgatataaattgaaaattactAATTTTCATATTAGCTATTTAACAATGTTATCCAATTGGACTAATTTTtcagttttataattttgacaaattatagggattaacttttaaattttattaaaatagagggataaaattcaaaattataccaggataaaaaaaaatgtgaaagtagGCTATACTGTTTTGGTCAATTTAATACCTTTTCTTGTCGGTGGATTTTCTCTTCCCATTTCAACTATTAAGAAAAACCCTAACAGCAcatttggttcgctgtatttgaatagaggcgtaatggaatagaagcGTAATGGAATAaggcgtaatagcaaatcaattgtttggttgaatgtaatggaatagaggcgtaatagtattcttgtgtttggttgaatggaatagaggtgtaataacataatagaaaaaactaaaatgactagaatacccttagcataaatttgtttgggtaaatgattattgttattgttatttaaattttaataagattattaatatcaataataaataatttaatcatatttaatcataattattattaaatatattataataaaatatataatttaataaaattcttaataatcaatattcttatatgaatttactcaaagcataatatatgatactataaaatataatttaacataattattattaaatatattataattaaaatatataattaaataaaattctaaataattaatattcttatatgaatttactcaaatcataatatatgatatataaaagatgatttaacataattattattaaatatattttaattaaaatatataatttaataaaattcttaataatcaatattgttatatgaatttactaaaatcataatatatgatactataaaatataatttgaaataattaatattaaatatattttaattaaaatatatgatttaataaaatttaaaataattataactaataaa
The sequence above is a segment of the Gossypium raimondii isolate GPD5lz chromosome 4, ASM2569854v1, whole genome shotgun sequence genome. Coding sequences within it:
- the LOC128040581 gene encoding agamous-like MADS-box protein MADS2 yields the protein MIEMLDAAIEDAIERGSCYREYLKLKARYEELQRTQRNLLGEDLGPLNSKELEQLEHQLESSLKHVRSTKVTCNEAYILIGFILFGG